A window of Choloepus didactylus isolate mChoDid1 chromosome 21, mChoDid1.pri, whole genome shotgun sequence contains these coding sequences:
- the TMEM270 gene encoding transmembrane protein 270 → MKWPGLHPMSWREQELIQNRAHLYNLLLLKIIHFNHWVSGLAQEAQGSCSRRAHPPPAVAACLVGRALRAGLALVEVPVWLVLRVPRLAWAGVLGCSRALGLAPQWLDTWEQLGLSAATWTDLLLSCLHSLLLAALLLLLLAWRLCWMAHRLGQLPGKALLENRVVLELLALPKRLYCRVASLVALTSWHLAYLVTWTTCLASHLLQAAFEHTVQLAKAQEAKPPEASGPLSELPLPESMTPEAGAAPPERETLGE, encoded by the exons ATGAAGTGGCCGGGCTTGCACCCGATGTCTTGGAGGGAGCAGGAG CTGATCCAGAACCGGGCCCACCTCTACAATCTGCTGCTGCTCAAGATCATCCACTTCAACCACTGGGTGTCGGGGCTGGCCCAGGAAGCCCAGGGGTCCTGCAGCCGGCgggcccacccacccccagcggTCGCAGCCTGCCTCGTGGGCCGGGCTCTCCGGGCCGGGCTGGCCCTGGTTGAGGTCCCCGTGTGGCTGGTGCTGCGGGTGCCCAGGCTGGCTTGGGCAGGTGTGCTGGGCTGCTCCCGGGCCCTGGGCCTTGCCCCGCAGTGGCTGGACACCTGGGAGCAGCTGGGCCTCTCAGCAGCCACCTGGACAGACCTGCTTCTGTCGTGTCTGCACAGCCTGCTGCTGGCAGCcctgttgttgctgctgctggccTGGAGGCTGTGCTGGATGGCCCACCGCCTGGGCCAGCTGCCCGGCAAG GCCCTGCTGGAGAACCGTGTGGTGCTGGAGCTCCTGGCACTGCCGAAGCGTCTGTACTGTCGGGTGGCGAGCCTGGTGGCACTCACCTCCTGGCACCTGGCCTACCTCGTCACCTGGACCACCTGCCTGGCGTCCCACCTGCTGCAGGCTGCCTTTGAGCACACGGTTCAGCTGGCCAAGGCCCAGGAGGCCAAGCCCCCGGAGGCCTCGGGACCCTTGTCCGAGCTCCCTCTCCCTGAGTCCATGACCCCCGAGGCTGGGGCAGCCCCGCCAGAGCGTGAAACCCTCGGGGAATAA